One stretch of Pseudoramibacter sp. DNA includes these proteins:
- the rpmJ gene encoding 50S ribosomal protein L36, with product MKVRPSVKPMCEKCKVIKRHGKVMVICENPKHKQRQG from the coding sequence ATGAAAGTCAGACCATCTGTAAAACCAATGTGCGAAAAATGCAAAGTTATTAAACGTCATGGCAAAGTCATGGTGATTTGCGAAAACCCGAAGCACAAACAAAGACAAGGCTAA
- the rpsM gene encoding 30S ribosomal protein S13, with translation MARIAGVDLPRDKRVEVGLTYIYGIGRATSQQILKEVNINPDTRVKDLTEAEVGALRNILDEKYTVEGDLRREVNMNIKRLIEIGSYRGMRHRRGLPVRGQRSKTNARTRKGPKKTVGRSKKDA, from the coding sequence ATGGCAAGAATTGCCGGAGTTGACTTGCCGCGCGACAAGCGTGTCGAAGTCGGCTTGACTTACATCTATGGCATTGGAAGAGCAACTTCCCAGCAGATTCTTAAAGAAGTCAACATCAACCCTGATACACGGGTCAAAGATTTGACAGAAGCTGAAGTTGGGGCTTTACGTAATATTCTCGATGAAAAATACACCGTTGAAGGTGACCTTCGCCGAGAAGTGAACATGAACATCAAACGCTTGATCGAAATCGGCTCATACCGCGGTATGAGACATCGTCGCGGTCTTCCTGTTCGTGGCCAGCGTTCCAAGACAAACGCCAGAACACGCAAGGGACCGAAGAAGACGGTTGGTCGTTCTAAGAAAGATGCATAA
- the rpsK gene encoding 30S ribosomal protein S11 produces the protein MAKAVRSKKRKIKKNVERGQVHIQSSFNNTIVTITDNAGNALSWASAGEMGFRGSKKSTPFAAQMASEQAAKLAMEHGLRSVEVNVKGPGSGREAAIRALQAAGLEITVIRDVTPIPHNGCRPPKRRRV, from the coding sequence TTGGCTAAGGCTGTAAGATCTAAGAAAAGAAAGATCAAAAAGAATGTTGAACGCGGTCAAGTACACATTCAATCTTCTTTTAACAATACAATTGTAACCATTACGGACAATGCAGGCAACGCGCTTTCATGGGCTTCCGCTGGGGAAATGGGATTCAGAGGTTCTAAGAAGAGCACCCCGTTTGCCGCACAGATGGCCAGCGAACAGGCAGCAAAATTAGCGATGGAACACGGCTTGAGAAGCGTTGAAGTCAACGTTAAAGGACCAGGTTCCGGACGTGAAGCTGCGATTAGAGCACTTCAGGCTGCCGGCCTTGAAATTACAGTTATCCGCGACGTGACGCCGATTCCGCACAACGGCTGCCGTCCACCGAAGCGCAGAAGAGTCTGA
- the rpsD gene encoding 30S ribosomal protein S4, with protein sequence MARYTEASCRQCRREGMKLYLKGERCYSKDKCAFDKRPTPPGGAGKRRAKLSEYGMQLREKQKVKRIYGVLEKQFRHYFDVAEKQQGITGDNLLFLLEQRLDNVVYRLGLASSRKEARQLVLHGHFTVNGKRVNVPSYEVKVGDEIAVADGSKKSSKFKDIIEATENRAIVQWLTVDFDKMTGKVVSKPTREDIDIEIAEHLIVELYSK encoded by the coding sequence ATGGCGAGATATACAGAAGCTTCATGCCGTCAATGCAGACGCGAAGGCATGAAATTATACTTAAAAGGCGAAAGATGCTACTCAAAAGACAAATGTGCTTTTGACAAACGCCCGACACCACCAGGTGGCGCAGGCAAACGCCGTGCAAAACTTTCTGAATACGGCATGCAGCTTCGCGAAAAACAGAAAGTTAAAAGAATTTACGGCGTCCTGGAAAAACAGTTCAGACATTATTTTGATGTCGCTGAAAAACAGCAGGGGATTACCGGGGACAACTTGTTATTCCTGCTCGAACAGAGACTGGACAACGTCGTTTACCGTTTAGGCCTGGCTTCTTCCAGAAAAGAAGCGAGACAGCTGGTGCTTCACGGCCACTTCACCGTCAACGGCAAACGCGTCAACGTGCCGTCCTACGAAGTGAAAGTCGGAGATGAAATCGCCGTTGCCGATGGCAGCAAGAAATCATCCAAATTCAAAGATATCATTGAAGCAACAGAAAACAGAGCCATTGTTCAATGGTTAACGGTCGATTTTGACAAAATGACTGGGAAAGTGGTCAGCAAACCGACACGCGAAGATATCGATATTGAAATTGCAGAACATCTCATCGTCGAATTGTATTCCAAGTAA
- a CDS encoding DNA-directed RNA polymerase subunit alpha: protein MIEFEKPIIKNVDRSEDNTYGKYTVEPLERGYGTTLGNSLRRIMLSSLPGVAITSVKINDVRHEFSTIEGIREDVIEILLNLKGLCAKMYTDEPQIIRIEAKGEGEVTAKDIICGPEVEIINPDMHICTMANDAVLNMEMKLERGRGYRPSEKNKYDGMPIGTLPMDSIFSPIRKVIFRVEDTRVGQVTDFDKLTLEVWTDGTMTPEEALSLSAKVMNDHLKLFIDLTEEAEHVETMVEREENEKERIKEMSIEELELSVRSSNCLRRANIDTVEKLTQKTEEDMMKVRNLGRKSLNEIKRKLAEMGLSLSQEDKTKE from the coding sequence ATGATCGAATTCGAAAAGCCAATCATCAAGAATGTTGATAGATCCGAAGATAATACCTATGGAAAATACACGGTCGAACCCCTTGAACGTGGATACGGGACAACCTTGGGCAACAGCCTGAGAAGAATTATGCTTTCGTCTCTTCCAGGTGTTGCCATTACATCTGTCAAGATTAATGATGTGCGTCATGAATTTTCGACGATTGAAGGCATTAGAGAAGATGTTATCGAAATTTTATTGAATCTGAAGGGCCTTTGCGCAAAAATGTACACCGATGAACCTCAGATCATCCGTATCGAAGCTAAAGGTGAAGGCGAAGTTACGGCAAAGGACATCATCTGCGGTCCGGAAGTTGAAATCATCAATCCGGATATGCACATTTGCACAATGGCCAATGACGCGGTCCTGAACATGGAAATGAAACTGGAACGCGGCCGCGGCTACAGACCGTCAGAAAAGAACAAATACGACGGCATGCCGATTGGCACCCTGCCGATGGATTCAATATTTTCACCTATCCGGAAAGTGATTTTCCGGGTTGAAGATACTCGAGTTGGACAAGTAACAGACTTTGACAAACTGACCCTCGAAGTCTGGACAGACGGAACGATGACGCCGGAAGAAGCGTTGTCTTTGTCGGCGAAAGTCATGAATGACCATTTGAAACTGTTCATTGATTTAACAGAAGAAGCTGAACATGTCGAAACGATGGTCGAACGTGAAGAAAATGAAAAAGAACGGATTAAGGAAATGTCCATCGAAGAACTGGAACTTTCCGTTCGTTCGAGCAACTGCCTGAGACGGGCAAATATCGATACAGTTGAAAAATTGACTCAGAAGACAGAAGAAGATATGATGAAGGTCCGCAACCTCGGACGCAAGTCATTGAACGAAATCAAGCGCAAGCTCGCAGAAATGGGACTGTCGCTGAGCCAGGAAGATAAAACGAAGGAGTAA
- the rplQ gene encoding 50S ribosomal protein L17 — MAGYRKLGRTSAQRKAMLRNLTTALLEQGRIQTTLTRAKEVRRMAEKMVTLGKRGDLHARRQALAYITSEDVVTQLFEEIAPKYADRNGGYTRIYKMGPRRGDAAEVAIIEMV; from the coding sequence ATGGCTGGTTACAGAAAACTGGGAAGAACATCCGCCCAAAGAAAAGCCATGCTCAGAAATTTAACCACCGCACTTCTGGAACAAGGTCGCATTCAAACGACTTTAACCCGCGCCAAAGAAGTGAGAAGAATGGCTGAAAAAATGGTTACATTGGGAAAACGCGGCGATTTGCATGCAAGAAGACAGGCTTTGGCTTATATCACAAGCGAAGATGTCGTGACGCAGCTCTTTGAAGAAATTGCACCAAAATATGCAGACCGCAACGGCGGATACACAAGAATCTACAAGATGGGTCCCCGCCGCGGTGATGCGGCAGAAGTCGCCATCATCGAAATGGTCTAA
- a CDS encoding energy-coupling factor transporter ATPase has product MNEQTAYIKDVNNQRPSDQPIIRVENLSYAYPVEDENQTPKQALKDINLTVNPGEFVGIIGHNGSGKSTLSKILNGIIVPDSGDAWIEGMNTKDAEKIWDIRKTAGMVFQNPDNQLVSSVVETDVAFGMENLGVPSDQIKEKVTEVLEMVGMSDYRKARPHQLSGGQKQRIAIAGILAMNPDCIIFDEPTAMLDPNGRAEVMKTILDLNRSHGMTVLHITHYMSELVDADRIVVMDSGRIVAVGTPRQIFSKVAMLKQIGLDVPQMTELAYLLREDGYDLPQDILTIREMVEALCH; this is encoded by the coding sequence ATGAATGAGCAAACGGCTTATATCAAGGATGTAAACAATCAGAGACCGTCTGATCAGCCCATTATCCGCGTGGAAAATCTGTCTTACGCCTATCCGGTTGAAGATGAGAATCAAACGCCGAAACAGGCCTTGAAAGATATCAATCTGACAGTGAATCCGGGGGAATTTGTGGGCATTATCGGCCACAACGGTTCGGGAAAATCGACCTTGTCTAAAATCTTAAACGGGATCATTGTGCCCGATTCGGGCGATGCCTGGATCGAAGGCATGAACACCAAAGATGCGGAGAAAATTTGGGACATCCGAAAAACGGCGGGGATGGTTTTTCAGAATCCGGACAATCAGCTGGTTTCGTCAGTGGTTGAAACCGACGTCGCCTTCGGCATGGAAAACCTCGGCGTGCCTTCTGATCAAATCAAAGAAAAGGTGACAGAGGTTTTGGAAATGGTCGGGATGTCGGACTACCGCAAGGCGCGTCCTCATCAGCTGTCAGGGGGGCAGAAGCAGCGCATTGCCATCGCCGGGATTCTGGCCATGAATCCGGACTGCATCATTTTTGACGAACCGACGGCCATGCTCGACCCCAACGGCCGGGCGGAAGTCATGAAGACCATTTTGGACCTCAACCGCAGCCACGGCATGACCGTGCTGCACATTACCCACTACATGTCTGAACTGGTCGACGCCGACCGCATTGTGGTCATGGACAGCGGGCGCATCGTGGCCGTGGGCACCCCCCGGCAGATCTTTTCAAAAGTCGCGATGTTAAAGCAGATCGGCCTGGACGTGCCGCAGATGACAGAACTGGCCTATCTGCTCAGAGAGGACGGTTACGATCTGCCCCAGGATATTCTCACGATTAGGGAAATGGTGGAAGCTTTATGTCACTGA
- a CDS encoding energy-coupling factor transporter ATPase: MSLKIEHLDHIYAAGSPFEFQALKDINVELEDGCFIALIGHTGSGKSTLIQHLNGLIEPTSGTVYLNGKDIFDQSKEELIQTRFSVGLVFQYPEHQLFEETVAKDVAFGPKNLKLSADEIHERVKWAIEMVGLDYEKIKDVSPFELSGGQMRRVAIAGVLAMRPEVLILDEPTAGLDPHGRDMILGQIQKLHDATHNTVILVSHSMEDVGRYADRILVMYHGKAVYYDTPTQVFRHVDELEKMGLAVPQVKYLMRELKKRNPEINDDLFTVEDARDEIERVLGRGHHV, from the coding sequence ATGTCACTGAAAATAGAACATTTGGATCATATTTACGCAGCGGGCTCGCCCTTTGAATTCCAGGCGCTGAAAGACATCAACGTGGAACTCGAAGACGGCTGCTTCATCGCGCTGATCGGCCACACCGGTTCGGGAAAATCCACGCTGATCCAGCACCTCAACGGGCTCATCGAGCCGACGTCGGGGACGGTGTACTTAAACGGCAAGGACATTTTTGACCAGTCCAAAGAGGAGCTGATTCAGACCCGGTTTTCCGTGGGCCTGGTTTTTCAGTACCCGGAACATCAGCTTTTTGAAGAAACCGTGGCAAAAGACGTCGCGTTCGGGCCGAAAAACCTCAAGCTTTCTGCTGACGAAATTCACGAACGGGTCAAATGGGCCATTGAAATGGTGGGCCTGGACTACGAAAAGATCAAGGATGTGTCGCCCTTTGAACTTTCCGGCGGACAGATGCGCCGGGTCGCCATCGCCGGGGTGCTGGCCATGCGCCCAGAAGTGTTGATTCTCGATGAACCGACCGCCGGGCTCGATCCCCACGGCCGGGACATGATTCTCGGACAGATTCAGAAACTCCACGACGCGACCCACAACACCGTGATTCTGGTTTCCCACAGCATGGAAGATGTGGGCCGGTACGCCGACCGCATTCTTGTGATGTATCACGGGAAAGCCGTGTATTACGACACGCCGACCCAGGTGTTCAGGCATGTGGATGAACTTGAAAAAATGGGGCTGGCGGTGCCTCAGGTGAAATACCTCATGCGGGAATTAAAAAAGCGGAATCCTGAAATCAATGACGATCTGTTTACGGTCGAAGACGCCCGGGACGAAATTGAACGCGTATTAGGAAGGGGACACCATGTTTAA
- a CDS encoding energy-coupling factor transporter transmembrane component T family protein, with protein sequence MFKDITLGQYYPTDSVIHRLDPRTKINFTFAYIILLFVVNNPVGYLIAIGILALVIALSKIPFVYVVRGLKPLIFIVVLTFVLNMFMTPGQVLWQWKFLHISRQGLKLSIFMSLRLILLVTGTSIMTLATSPMDLTDGMEADMSVIPGIKRFAHDLAMMMSIALRFIPTLMEETDKIIKAQKARGADFETGNLIERAKALIPILVPLFVSAFRRADELATAMEARCYRGGAGRTRMYVLAYEKRDTVAYLVLAATAAAMILSRFIQYPWPFPFN encoded by the coding sequence ATGTTTAAAGATATCACATTAGGACAATACTACCCGACCGATTCCGTGATTCACCGCCTGGACCCGAGGACGAAAATCAATTTTACCTTCGCGTACATCATTCTGCTCTTCGTGGTCAACAATCCCGTGGGCTATCTGATTGCCATCGGCATTCTGGCCCTGGTGATCGCCCTGTCCAAAATTCCTTTTGTTTATGTGGTCCGGGGCCTCAAGCCTCTGATCTTCATCGTCGTGCTGACCTTTGTGCTCAACATGTTCATGACGCCGGGACAGGTGCTCTGGCAGTGGAAGTTCCTGCACATTTCCAGACAGGGGCTCAAGCTTTCGATTTTTATGTCCCTGCGCTTGATCCTGCTCGTCACCGGGACGTCGATCATGACCTTGGCGACGTCTCCCATGGATTTGACTGACGGGATGGAAGCCGACATGTCTGTGATTCCGGGCATTAAGCGCTTCGCCCACGATCTGGCTATGATGATGTCCATCGCCCTGCGTTTTATTCCGACTCTCATGGAAGAAACCGACAAAATCATCAAGGCTCAGAAGGCCCGGGGCGCCGACTTTGAAACCGGCAATCTCATCGAAAGGGCGAAGGCCCTGATTCCGATTCTGGTGCCGCTTTTTGTCTCGGCTTTCAGACGGGCCGACGAACTGGCGACGGCCATGGAAGCCCGGTGCTACCGCGGCGGCGCCGGCCGGACCCGGATGTACGTGCTGGCGTATGAAAAACGGGACACCGTCGCTTATCTGGTGCTGGCCGCCACGGCAGCGGCGATGATTTTGTCGCGTTTTATCCAGTACCCGTGGCCCTTTCCCTTTAATTAA
- the truA gene encoding tRNA pseudouridine(38-40) synthase TruA, translated as MKNIALVIAYRGGAFAGWQIQKNAQTVEGNLKKAIREVTGEDVVVYGAGRTDAGVHARGQRANFKTASAIPADRFAFALNAHLPEAVRVMQSFEVPMAFHSRYDAKGKCYTYRVYRGRIADPLMADYSWQYGYALDVDKIRKAARAVIGTHDFKSFQAAGSSAKTSVRRVDRIEVKESGPMLILHYYGNGFLYNMVRILTGTLLAIGSGKLPEDSMPAIIAAKSRKAAGVTAPAKGLELTRVYY; from the coding sequence ATGAAAAATATAGCCCTTGTGATTGCTTACCGCGGCGGCGCCTTCGCTGGGTGGCAGATTCAGAAAAACGCACAAACCGTCGAGGGAAATCTCAAAAAGGCGATCCGGGAAGTGACCGGAGAAGACGTCGTCGTTTACGGCGCAGGCCGCACCGACGCCGGCGTTCACGCCCGGGGACAGCGGGCCAATTTCAAGACCGCCTCGGCCATTCCCGCAGACCGTTTCGCTTTTGCTCTTAATGCCCATCTGCCCGAAGCTGTCCGGGTGATGCAGAGCTTTGAAGTGCCCATGGCTTTTCACAGCCGTTACGACGCCAAGGGCAAATGCTACACCTACCGGGTGTACCGCGGGCGGATCGCAGATCCCCTGATGGCGGATTACAGCTGGCAGTACGGCTATGCTTTGGATGTGGACAAAATCCGGAAAGCGGCCCGTGCTGTGATCGGCACCCACGATTTCAAGAGTTTTCAGGCGGCGGGCTCGTCGGCGAAGACGTCGGTCAGACGGGTGGACCGCATCGAAGTTAAGGAATCGGGGCCGATGCTGATTCTTCACTATTACGGAAACGGCTTTTTGTACAATATGGTGCGCATTTTGACGGGGACGCTTTTAGCCATCGGTTCGGGCAAACTGCCAGAAGACAGCATGCCGGCCATCATCGCGGCGAAAAGCCGGAAAGCAGCCGGTGTGACCGCCCCGGCCAAGGGACTGGAGCTCACCCGGGTTTATTATTAA
- the rplM gene encoding 50S ribosomal protein L13, producing MKAYATKMAKSQDIDRKWYVVDATDKVLGRLAAEVANVLRGKNKPCYTPHADCGDFVIIVNADKIRLTGKKLDQKLYKTYSGHPGGLKELAYRQFLAEKPAQLVYKAVRGMVPHNKLGDQVMTKLRVYAGPDHPHAAQQPETLAL from the coding sequence ATGAAAGCATATGCCACAAAAATGGCTAAATCTCAGGATATAGATCGCAAATGGTACGTCGTGGACGCAACAGACAAGGTGCTGGGCCGTCTCGCGGCTGAAGTTGCCAACGTATTGAGAGGCAAGAACAAACCCTGCTACACTCCTCATGCTGACTGCGGCGACTTTGTCATTATTGTCAACGCTGACAAGATCAGATTAACAGGCAAAAAGCTGGATCAGAAGCTTTACAAAACGTATTCCGGCCATCCGGGCGGACTGAAAGAATTGGCTTACCGTCAGTTCCTGGCAGAAAAACCGGCACAGCTCGTCTATAAAGCCGTTCGCGGCATGGTGCCTCACAACAAACTTGGTGATCAAGTCATGACGAAACTGCGCGTTTACGCAGGTCCGGATCATCCCCATGCGGCACAACAGCCAGAAACATTGGCACTGTAA
- the rpsI gene encoding 30S ribosomal protein S9: protein MAKVQYFGTGRRKESVARVRLLPGDGKFTINGRDIDDYFGLETLKMIARQPLALTNTTDSFDVVVNVYGGGFNGQAGAIRHGIARALVEADINLRPELKKAGFLTRDDRMVERKKYGLKKARRAPQFSKR from the coding sequence ATGGCAAAAGTACAATATTTTGGAACAGGTAGAAGAAAAGAATCTGTCGCACGTGTGCGTTTACTCCCGGGCGACGGCAAATTTACAATTAACGGCCGCGACATCGACGATTATTTTGGTCTCGAAACCTTGAAAATGATCGCCCGTCAGCCACTGGCACTGACCAACACCACAGACAGCTTTGACGTGGTCGTCAATGTTTACGGCGGCGGTTTCAACGGACAGGCCGGCGCCATCCGCCACGGCATTGCCCGCGCATTGGTTGAAGCAGACATCAATCTGCGTCCGGAACTGAAAAAGGCTGGTTTCCTGACACGTGATGACAGAATGGTCGAACGTAAGAAATACGGTCTCAAAAAAGCGCGCCGCGCACCGCAGTTCTCTAAACGTTAA